One genomic segment of Amycolatopsis sp. WQ 127309 includes these proteins:
- a CDS encoding transcriptional regulator yields MTGQRTHTIDRGEQAELDRLLAVGPFAVALRTAIRHRGLGLDRIRYRLRGRGTTVSLATLSHWQSGRCRPERAESLEALRNLEDILNVPDGSLSKLLGPPRPRTRFQPQPPPLN; encoded by the coding sequence ATGACCGGTCAGCGAACACACACGATCGACCGGGGGGAACAGGCGGAACTCGACCGGCTGCTGGCCGTTGGGCCCTTCGCCGTGGCACTGCGGACGGCGATCCGGCATCGCGGCCTCGGCCTCGACCGGATCCGCTATCGCTTGCGCGGCAGGGGAACCACGGTCAGCCTGGCCACCCTCAGCCACTGGCAGTCCGGGCGGTGCCGGCCCGAACGGGCGGAATCGTTGGAGGCGCTGAGAAACCTCGAGGACATTCTCAACGTGCCCGATGGTTCGCTCAGCAAACTGCTCGGGCCACCGCGGCCGCGGACCCGCTTCCAGCCGCAGCCGCCGCCGCTCAACTGA
- a CDS encoding LLM class flavin-dependent oxidoreductase, protein MTTPFRFGIVAGYAPDLGAWTAQARRAEALGFDTLLATDPVSGGDPFVLLGAAAAVTERITLGTFVLADPFRGARALDWQAHTLHQQTGGRFELGLGAGRPGADAHAAVLGRAFGSPGERVTRMAETIALLKRSIDRPRLLLAASGPKMLALAAQEADIVTFSWAPTTTEDQAQSIVDRFRTLAGPRLPEIELGLNLIAVGDEPSQQVVRFAGVDLPELAAMGAVTVLPSDPGRATENLRRWRDRWGISYVTVNSGHMAPFAAIADHVRTSGAFAGG, encoded by the coding sequence ATGACCACTCCGTTCCGCTTCGGCATCGTCGCCGGTTATGCCCCTGACCTCGGTGCCTGGACCGCTCAGGCGCGGCGGGCCGAGGCACTCGGCTTCGACACCCTGCTCGCCACCGATCCCGTCTCCGGAGGTGACCCGTTCGTGCTGCTCGGGGCCGCCGCCGCGGTCACCGAGCGGATCACCCTCGGTACCTTCGTGCTTGCCGATCCCTTCCGGGGCGCGCGGGCGCTCGACTGGCAGGCGCACACCCTCCACCAGCAGACCGGCGGCCGGTTCGAGCTCGGGCTGGGCGCCGGGCGGCCTGGTGCCGACGCGCACGCCGCGGTGCTCGGGCGGGCGTTCGGCTCGCCGGGTGAGCGCGTCACACGGATGGCCGAAACGATCGCGCTCCTCAAGCGATCGATCGACCGGCCGCGGCTGCTGCTCGCCGCAAGCGGGCCGAAAATGCTGGCGCTCGCCGCGCAAGAAGCCGACATCGTCACCTTCTCGTGGGCGCCCACAACCACGGAAGACCAGGCCCAGTCCATTGTGGATCGATTCCGAACGCTCGCCGGGCCGCGGCTGCCGGAGATCGAGCTCGGGCTGAACCTGATCGCCGTCGGTGACGAGCCGTCCCAGCAGGTGGTCCGCTTCGCCGGGGTCGACCTGCCCGAGCTGGCGGCGATGGGTGCGGTCACCGTGCTGCCGTCGGATCCGGGCCGTGCCACGGAAAACCTCCGCCGGTGGCGGGACCGGTGGGGGATTTCCTACGTCACGGTCAACTCCGGCCACATGGCACCCTTCGCCGCGATCGCGGACCACGTCAGGACTTCCGGGGCGTTCGCAGGTGGGTGA
- a CDS encoding metal-dependent transcriptional regulator: MGDGSVRRSSSVEDYVRVIYGLVERGEPVTNTSLAGRLEVSPSSASGMVTKLSQLGLVTHVPYRGIELTADGRLLARSVLRRHRLIETYLVSELGYTWDEVHAEADALEHAVSDRLVERIAAKLGNPVRDPHGDPIPAADGSVEELSVRILDDLEPGAVGEIVRVWDTDPELLRYLTEHAINLGERIEVVERQPFGGPMVVKVGSPPEVATHAIGKEIAQALSVTLR; this comes from the coding sequence ATGGGAGATGGTTCGGTCCGGAGATCCTCGTCGGTCGAGGACTACGTCCGGGTGATCTACGGCCTGGTCGAGCGCGGTGAGCCCGTCACCAACACCTCGCTCGCCGGCCGGCTGGAGGTCAGCCCGTCCTCGGCGTCGGGGATGGTCACGAAGCTGTCCCAGCTCGGCCTGGTCACCCACGTGCCCTACCGCGGCATCGAGCTCACGGCCGACGGCCGGCTGCTCGCGCGGTCGGTGCTGCGCCGGCACCGGCTGATCGAGACGTACCTGGTCTCCGAGCTCGGCTACACCTGGGACGAGGTCCACGCGGAGGCCGACGCGCTGGAGCACGCGGTGTCGGACCGGCTGGTCGAGCGCATCGCGGCCAAGCTCGGCAACCCGGTCCGCGACCCCCACGGCGACCCGATCCCGGCCGCGGACGGCAGCGTCGAGGAGCTGTCGGTCCGCATCCTGGACGACCTGGAGCCGGGCGCGGTCGGCGAGATCGTCCGGGTCTGGGACACCGACCCGGAGCTGCTGCGCTACCTGACCGAACACGCGATCAACCTGGGCGAACGCATCGAGGTGGTGGAACGCCAGCCGTTCGGCGGGCCGATGGTGGTCAAGGTGGGGTCACCGCCGGAGGTGGCCACCCACGCGATCGGCAAGGAGATCGCGCAGGCCCTGTCGGTCACGCTGCGCTAG
- a CDS encoding GNAT family N-acetyltransferase has protein sequence MPVRDAVVEDIEEICALIEEHAVYEDKHDLKLDRAEMGGHLFGPAPKAWVLIATPPGEPGTVAGFAFCSWNFSTWEARPGIWLDDLFVRPAQRRHGLGGALLAELAARTDGRVEWDMQAGNEKGEAFYAQLGAEPVPGWIRYRWRP, from the coding sequence ATGCCCGTCCGCGACGCCGTCGTCGAAGACATCGAGGAGATCTGCGCGCTCATCGAGGAGCACGCCGTCTACGAGGACAAGCACGACCTCAAGCTGGACCGCGCCGAGATGGGCGGTCACCTGTTCGGGCCGGCGCCGAAGGCCTGGGTGCTGATCGCGACCCCGCCCGGCGAGCCCGGCACGGTTGCCGGCTTCGCCTTCTGCAGCTGGAACTTCTCCACCTGGGAAGCCAGGCCGGGGATCTGGCTGGACGACCTGTTCGTGCGCCCCGCGCAGCGGCGCCACGGCCTCGGCGGCGCGCTGCTCGCCGAGCTGGCCGCCCGCACCGACGGGCGCGTCGAGTGGGACATGCAGGCGGGCAACGAGAAAGGCGAGGCGTTCTACGCCCAGCTCGGCGCGGAACCGGTCCCCGGCTGGATCCGCTACCGCTGGCGGCCGTGA
- a CDS encoding TfoX/Sxy family protein, which translates to MAPEEKYEDLVDEFTGQPGITPPGATGGFGRGALRVDGRIFVMFVRGQLVLKLPEARVDELVEGGHGVRFDANKGTPMKEWLALASDSPQPWPALAKEALEFVGGM; encoded by the coding sequence ATGGCACCGGAGGAGAAGTACGAGGACCTGGTCGACGAGTTCACCGGACAACCGGGCATCACGCCACCCGGAGCGACCGGCGGGTTCGGGCGTGGCGCCCTGCGCGTCGATGGCCGGATCTTCGTGATGTTCGTCCGCGGGCAGCTGGTGCTGAAGCTGCCGGAAGCGCGGGTGGACGAGCTGGTAGAGGGTGGCCACGGCGTCCGGTTCGACGCGAACAAGGGCACCCCGATGAAGGAATGGCTGGCCCTGGCGTCGGACTCGCCGCAGCCGTGGCCCGCCCTGGCGAAGGAGGCACTCGAGTTCGTGGGAGGCATGTGA
- a CDS encoding amidohydrolase encodes MRVDVVYENALVWTGTGLTSALAVLHGRVVALGEDALGVSARRRVDLGGGFVVPGFHDAHNHMAWFGMALDDVPLGGCRSVEEVYDAVAARAATLPPGSWVIGSGYDQNKLAGGHPDRHGLDRAAPGMLVRLKHTSGHMTVVNSAVLDQLDLAHVPVGGDVVHAEGSPTGLLREQAQLLLRPLTYPTPVEQVVRGLDRASERYLSEGITSVQEAGIGGGLVGETPAELAAYQVARDRGVLRVRSTVMVAASVLHDLPDGAGFGLDLGLRTGLGDEWLRVGPMKLFADGSLVGRTCAMHEPFDGEPDNRGYFQVPEDEIARTIRKAHDAGWQIATHAIGDRAITVVLDAYEAALAASPRADHRHRIEHCAVLQPAELTRLASLGLLASPQGRFVNELGDGMRAALGEARVPWCYRLRSVLDAGCVLPASSDRPVVDGAPLLALADMVRRRTASGAPFAPEEALTPEQALRAYTYGSAYASFAEQDLGTLEPGKLADFAVLSGSPLDESALDDLGVLATAVGGELRYQA; translated from the coding sequence ATGCGGGTCGATGTGGTCTACGAAAACGCCCTGGTGTGGACGGGCACGGGCTTGACCAGCGCACTCGCTGTGCTGCACGGCCGGGTCGTCGCGCTGGGGGAGGACGCTCTCGGGGTGTCCGCGCGCCGCCGCGTCGACCTCGGCGGCGGGTTCGTCGTGCCCGGGTTCCACGACGCGCACAACCACATGGCCTGGTTCGGGATGGCCCTCGACGACGTCCCGCTCGGCGGCTGCCGCAGCGTCGAGGAGGTCTACGACGCCGTCGCCGCGCGGGCCGCGACGCTGCCGCCCGGCAGCTGGGTGATCGGGAGTGGGTACGACCAGAACAAGCTCGCCGGCGGGCACCCGGACCGGCACGGGCTCGACCGCGCGGCGCCCGGGATGCTCGTGCGGCTCAAGCACACGTCCGGGCACATGACGGTGGTCAACTCGGCCGTGCTGGACCAGCTGGACCTGGCGCACGTGCCGGTCGGCGGCGACGTCGTGCACGCCGAGGGCTCACCGACCGGGCTGCTGCGCGAGCAGGCCCAGCTGCTGCTGCGGCCGCTGACCTACCCGACGCCGGTGGAGCAGGTCGTCCGCGGCCTCGACCGGGCGTCGGAGCGGTACCTGTCCGAGGGCATCACGAGCGTCCAAGAGGCCGGGATCGGCGGCGGGCTGGTCGGCGAGACGCCCGCCGAACTGGCCGCCTACCAGGTCGCGCGCGACCGCGGAGTGTTGCGCGTGCGCAGCACGGTGATGGTCGCCGCGAGCGTGCTGCACGACCTGCCCGACGGCGCCGGGTTCGGCCTCGACCTCGGCCTGCGCACCGGCCTCGGCGACGAGTGGCTGCGCGTCGGCCCGATGAAGCTGTTCGCCGACGGTTCCCTGGTCGGGCGCACCTGCGCGATGCACGAACCCTTCGATGGCGAGCCGGACAACCGCGGCTACTTCCAGGTGCCCGAGGACGAGATCGCCCGCACGATCCGGAAGGCGCACGACGCCGGTTGGCAGATCGCGACGCACGCGATCGGCGACCGCGCGATCACCGTCGTCCTCGACGCGTACGAAGCCGCGTTGGCCGCTTCACCGCGCGCGGACCACCGGCACCGCATCGAGCACTGCGCGGTGCTTCAGCCCGCGGAGCTGACCCGGCTCGCCTCGCTGGGGCTGCTCGCTTCGCCGCAGGGCCGGTTCGTCAACGAGCTCGGCGACGGGATGCGCGCCGCGCTCGGCGAGGCCCGCGTGCCGTGGTGCTACCGCCTGCGCAGCGTCCTCGACGCGGGCTGCGTGCTCCCGGCGTCGTCGGACCGCCCGGTGGTCGACGGCGCGCCCCTGCTCGCCCTGGCGGACATGGTGCGCCGGCGGACGGCGTCCGGCGCGCCCTTCGCACCCGAAGAGGCGCTGACGCCGGAGCAGGCACTGCGCGCGTACACGTACGGCTCGGCCTACGCGAGTTTCGCCGAGCAGGACCTGGGCACGCTGGAGCCCGGGAAGCTCGCCGACTTCGCCGTGCTCTCCGGCTCGCCGCTGGACGAGTCCGCTTTGGACGACCTGGGCGTGCTGGCCACCGCCGTCGGCGGCGAACTGCGTTACCAGGCCTGA
- a CDS encoding enoyl-CoA hydratase/isomerase family protein, translated as MPTVDFAVEDGIAHIRLNRPERLNAVAAVLVDDFLAALDAAARSDARVVVLSGNGRAFCAGHDLKEPNPEGDSRARLDRLQDVTRRLRSLRQPVIAAVHGYAIGAGAEFALGCDLILAAEDAVFAFPEVSLGLSVTGAASRLLPLLVGPLKAKELLLLGERFDGRKAAELGMVNAAVPAEQLQAEARSWAKRISEHPPAAAAMAKRVLDTPIDVEPALELEVSHALITEHSAAVAASTEAFRSRT; from the coding sequence ATGCCCACCGTGGACTTCGCCGTCGAGGACGGCATCGCGCACATCCGGCTCAACCGGCCCGAGCGGCTGAACGCGGTCGCCGCCGTGCTGGTCGACGACTTCCTCGCCGCCCTCGACGCCGCCGCCCGCAGTGACGCGCGCGTCGTCGTGCTGTCCGGCAACGGCCGGGCCTTCTGCGCCGGCCACGACCTCAAGGAGCCCAACCCCGAGGGGGATTCGCGGGCGCGCCTGGACCGGCTCCAGGACGTGACCCGGCGGCTGCGCTCGCTGCGCCAGCCGGTGATCGCCGCGGTGCACGGCTACGCGATCGGCGCGGGCGCCGAGTTCGCGCTCGGCTGCGACCTGATCCTGGCGGCCGAGGACGCGGTGTTCGCGTTCCCCGAGGTCTCGCTGGGCCTGAGCGTCACCGGCGCGGCGTCGCGGCTGCTGCCGCTGCTCGTCGGCCCGCTCAAGGCGAAGGAGCTGCTGCTGCTCGGCGAGCGCTTCGACGGCCGGAAGGCCGCGGAGCTGGGCATGGTCAACGCGGCCGTCCCCGCCGAGCAGCTCCAGGCCGAGGCGCGCAGCTGGGCGAAGCGGATCTCCGAGCACCCGCCGGCCGCCGCCGCGATGGCGAAGCGCGTCCTCGACACCCCGATCGACGTCGAGCCCGCGCTGGAGCTGGAAGTCAGCCACGCGCTGATCACCGAGCACTCGGCCGCGGTCGCCGCGTCCACGGAGGCCTTCCGGAGCCGGACGTGA
- a CDS encoding ATP-dependent acyl-CoA ligase, whose translation MTPLAEIGTLAQLVTRAAELWPERTAWIFDQGDQRFTFAEVDAETSRIAAALTERGVGPGDRVAVMLRNVPAFPLIWLGLAKIGALLVPINTNYREFDGAHVLRHSGARLAIAAEEFVDLLTRIAPETSLAEVVTPDALQAALSRESAAFTPVPETPVNLQYTSGTTGAPKGCVLPNRYWTTLAVSLATDFPAVGADDVILTAQPFHYIDPQWNVALGLAGGATLVVLDRFHPSTFWAKVREHGVTWFYCLGLMPALLLRQEPSDADRDHRVRAICASAIPLDLHAELEQRWGVSWFEAFGMTETGGDIRVGAADHDETVGTGCIGRPSRDREVMIAGPGGEPLPRGETGQLLIRGIGLMHGYHADPVATAKAFENGWFHTGDLARMDDAGRVYYVGRTKDMIRRSGENVSADEVERALLLHPAVRVAAVIAVPDELRGEEIKAYVVCDGERPGPAALTAFCAEKLAYFKVPRFWAFADELPLTPSERVAKGELRKVADLRAGAWDTKVERWL comes from the coding sequence GTGACGCCCCTGGCCGAGATCGGGACCCTCGCCCAGCTCGTCACGCGGGCCGCCGAACTGTGGCCGGAGCGCACGGCGTGGATCTTCGACCAAGGCGACCAGCGCTTCACCTTCGCCGAGGTCGACGCCGAAACGTCGCGCATCGCCGCCGCGCTGACCGAACGCGGCGTCGGCCCGGGCGACCGGGTCGCCGTGATGCTGCGCAACGTGCCCGCGTTCCCGCTGATCTGGCTCGGCCTGGCCAAGATCGGCGCGCTGCTGGTGCCGATCAACACGAACTACCGCGAGTTCGACGGCGCCCACGTGCTCCGCCACTCCGGCGCCCGGCTCGCGATCGCCGCCGAGGAGTTCGTGGACCTGCTCACGCGCATCGCCCCGGAAACCAGCCTCGCCGAAGTCGTCACCCCGGACGCTCTCCAAGCGGCACTTTCCCGTGAAAGTGCCGCTTTCACGCCGGTGCCGGAAACGCCGGTGAACCTCCAGTACACCTCGGGCACGACCGGCGCCCCCAAGGGCTGCGTGCTGCCGAACCGGTACTGGACCACCCTGGCCGTCAGCCTCGCCACGGACTTCCCGGCCGTCGGCGCGGACGACGTCATCCTGACCGCGCAACCGTTCCACTACATCGATCCACAGTGGAACGTCGCACTGGGCCTCGCGGGCGGCGCCACGCTCGTCGTGCTGGACCGGTTCCACCCCAGCACGTTCTGGGCGAAAGTCCGCGAACACGGCGTCACGTGGTTCTACTGCCTGGGCCTGATGCCGGCGCTGCTGCTGCGTCAGGAACCATCCGACGCCGATCGCGACCACCGGGTCCGCGCGATCTGCGCGTCCGCGATCCCGCTCGACCTGCACGCCGAGCTGGAGCAGCGGTGGGGTGTGTCGTGGTTCGAGGCGTTCGGGATGACCGAGACGGGCGGCGACATCCGGGTGGGCGCCGCCGACCACGACGAGACCGTCGGCACCGGCTGCATCGGCCGGCCGAGCCGCGACCGCGAGGTGATGATCGCCGGGCCCGGCGGGGAACCGTTGCCGCGCGGGGAAACCGGGCAGCTGCTGATCCGCGGGATCGGCCTGATGCACGGCTACCACGCGGACCCGGTGGCGACGGCGAAGGCGTTCGAGAACGGCTGGTTCCACACCGGCGACCTCGCCCGGATGGACGACGCGGGCCGCGTCTACTACGTCGGCCGCACGAAGGACATGATCCGCCGCAGCGGCGAGAACGTCTCCGCCGACGAGGTCGAACGCGCGCTGCTGCTGCACCCGGCCGTGCGTGTGGCGGCCGTCATCGCGGTGCCGGACGAGCTGCGCGGCGAGGAGATCAAGGCGTACGTCGTGTGCGACGGCGAGCGTCCCGGACCGGCCGCGCTGACGGCGTTCTGCGCGGAAAAGCTGGCCTACTTCAAGGTTCCCCGGTTCTGGGCGTTCGCCGACGAGCTGCCGCTGACGCCGTCGGAGCGCGTCGCCAAGGGCGAGCTGCGGAAGGTGGCCGACCTGCGCGCCGGCGCCTGGGACACGAAGGTGGAGAGATGGCTGTGA
- a CDS encoding TetR/AcrR family transcriptional regulator — translation MSSRDRVRAAAVKLFATKGFHGTGIRDLAQEAELSSASLYHYMGTKEDLLAEIMHTALNRLLDAAREATAGSPDPVHRLRTLVALHVLAHAVGPAETRVVDNEVDVLSPAAREPVVALRDGYERLWAAAIDEGVAAGVFHTEHPAVTRLALLEMCSGVARWYSPRGPLALDQLAEHYAELASRALGCTSAPGVSNLARCREIIAKEWGLSV, via the coding sequence GTGAGCAGTCGCGACCGGGTGCGCGCGGCGGCCGTGAAACTGTTCGCCACCAAGGGTTTCCACGGCACCGGCATCCGGGATCTGGCCCAGGAGGCGGAACTTTCGTCGGCGAGCCTGTACCACTACATGGGCACCAAGGAGGATCTGCTCGCGGAAATCATGCACACCGCGCTGAACCGCCTCCTCGACGCCGCCCGCGAAGCGACCGCCGGCAGCCCCGACCCGGTGCACCGGCTGCGCACGCTGGTGGCCTTGCACGTGCTCGCGCACGCGGTCGGCCCGGCGGAAACCCGGGTGGTGGACAACGAAGTCGACGTCCTGTCCCCGGCGGCGCGCGAGCCGGTCGTGGCCCTGCGCGACGGTTACGAGCGGCTTTGGGCCGCGGCCATCGACGAAGGCGTCGCCGCCGGGGTGTTCCACACCGAACACCCGGCGGTGACCCGGCTGGCCCTGCTGGAGATGTGCAGTGGTGTCGCGCGGTGGTATTCGCCGCGTGGCCCGCTCGCGCTGGACCAGCTCGCGGAGCACTACGCGGAGCTGGCGTCGCGGGCGCTGGGCTGCACGTCGGCTCCCGGCGTGAGCAACCTGGCCCGGTGCCGCGAAATCATCGCCAAAGAGTGGGGGCTGTCCGTTTAG
- a CDS encoding acyl-CoA dehydrogenase family protein, whose product MDFSLSTEEREVRDWVRTFVQRELVPLEQEVLRRERAHQPGLTGEELKDLQLKAKESGFWGILTPEEYGGMGMSAVMAALLEAELGRTFVPFRFGGAADNILFHANEEQKQAYLLPTISGERKSCFAITEPGAGSDAKAIRATARKDGTDWVINGEKTFITGGNEADFTMVFAITDPEKGANGGVTCFLVDREAGWKSEYIDTMGEWGPASLIFQDVRVPETQILGEEGRGFELAMQWIGQGRYLLPARAIGSCERLISMAIDYANTRETFGQKIAERQAIQWMIADSGVELEALRWLVLSAAWQVDQGVDSRHAQSMAKLYGGQKANEIVDRVMQIHGGMGYTRELPVERWYRELRLLRIYEGTDEIQRRTIARNLLKGHVKVGGVLG is encoded by the coding sequence ATGGACTTTTCTCTCAGCACCGAAGAACGGGAAGTGCGCGACTGGGTCCGCACGTTCGTCCAGCGCGAGCTGGTTCCGCTCGAGCAGGAGGTCCTGCGGCGCGAGCGCGCGCACCAGCCCGGCCTCACCGGCGAGGAGCTGAAGGACCTCCAGCTGAAGGCCAAGGAGTCCGGCTTCTGGGGCATCCTGACGCCGGAGGAGTACGGCGGCATGGGCATGTCCGCCGTGATGGCCGCGCTGCTCGAAGCCGAGCTCGGCCGCACCTTCGTGCCGTTCCGCTTCGGTGGCGCCGCGGACAACATCCTGTTCCACGCCAACGAGGAGCAGAAGCAGGCCTACCTGCTGCCGACCATCTCGGGCGAGCGCAAGTCCTGCTTCGCGATCACCGAGCCGGGCGCCGGATCCGACGCGAAGGCCATCCGGGCGACCGCCCGCAAGGACGGCACGGACTGGGTCATCAACGGCGAGAAGACCTTCATCACCGGCGGCAACGAAGCCGACTTCACCATGGTCTTCGCCATCACCGACCCCGAAAAGGGCGCGAACGGCGGTGTCACGTGCTTCCTGGTCGACCGCGAGGCCGGCTGGAAGTCCGAGTACATCGACACCATGGGCGAGTGGGGCCCGGCGTCGCTCATCTTCCAGGACGTCCGCGTCCCCGAAACGCAGATCCTCGGTGAGGAAGGCCGCGGCTTCGAGCTCGCCATGCAGTGGATCGGCCAGGGCCGCTACCTGCTGCCGGCGCGCGCGATCGGTTCGTGCGAGCGGCTGATCTCGATGGCCATCGATTACGCCAACACCCGGGAGACGTTCGGGCAGAAGATCGCCGAGCGGCAGGCCATCCAGTGGATGATCGCCGACTCCGGCGTCGAGCTGGAAGCCCTGCGCTGGCTGGTGCTCAGCGCCGCCTGGCAGGTCGACCAGGGCGTCGACTCGCGGCACGCGCAGTCGATGGCGAAGCTGTACGGCGGCCAGAAGGCCAACGAAATCGTCGACCGCGTCATGCAGATCCACGGCGGCATGGGTTACACGCGGGAACTGCCCGTCGAGCGCTGGTACCGCGAGCTGCGGCTGCTGCGCATCTACGAGGGCACGGACGAGATCCAGCGCCGCACGATCGCGCGCAACCTGCTCAAGGGGCACGTGAAGGTCGGCGGCGTCCTCGGCTGA
- a CDS encoding 4'-phosphopantetheinyl transferase superfamily protein, with translation MEIVVRWSAPLPAEPRFLRLLDDVEQDRFGAYRQDADKRRFLTGRVLAKTVTAERLGIPLESVKFDATCDDCGKPHGRPRIPGADLTLSISHSGDLIGLAATPAVPVGLDVETATRKADEGLIEYALSPAEAQHLTGLSGEEKARAFFVYWTRKEAVMKATGKGLKIPLQSITFSRYDEPARLLVSGDPALDPARTSLSDLKAADGYRAAIAVLTTEELSVTEEHWVP, from the coding sequence ATGGAGATCGTGGTCCGCTGGTCAGCGCCGTTGCCCGCCGAGCCGCGCTTCCTGCGCCTGCTGGACGACGTCGAGCAGGACAGGTTCGGGGCGTACCGGCAGGACGCGGACAAACGCCGGTTCCTCACCGGCCGCGTCCTGGCGAAGACGGTCACGGCCGAGCGCCTGGGCATCCCGCTGGAGTCGGTGAAGTTCGACGCGACCTGCGACGACTGCGGCAAGCCGCACGGCAGGCCACGCATCCCGGGCGCGGACCTGACGTTGTCCATCTCACACTCGGGCGACCTGATCGGCCTCGCCGCCACCCCGGCGGTCCCGGTCGGCCTCGACGTCGAGACGGCGACGCGCAAGGCCGACGAGGGCCTCATCGAGTACGCGCTGAGCCCCGCCGAGGCCCAGCACCTGACCGGACTGTCGGGCGAAGAGAAGGCGCGCGCGTTCTTCGTCTACTGGACGCGCAAGGAGGCGGTGATGAAGGCCACGGGCAAGGGCCTGAAGATCCCGCTGCAGAGCATCACGTTCTCTCGCTACGACGAGCCGGCCCGCCTGCTCGTCTCGGGCGACCCGGCCCTGGACCCGGCCCGCACCAGCCTGTCGGACCTGAAGGCCGCAGACGGCTACCGCGCGGCGATCGCCGTCCTGACCACCGAAGAGCTGTCGGTGACCGAGGAACACTGGGTCCCCTGA
- a CDS encoding DUF6247 family protein codes for MSTAAIEPEPDFGASTSPSAIRSALLPEDVAEFDRDYEHALDVAREQLSLTDLVETLASWSRVARSTQADPAAHRRMLQAADKTLQTGQAPAGSRSWSTFKTELGLQ; via the coding sequence ATGTCCACGGCAGCCATAGAACCGGAACCGGATTTCGGTGCGAGCACGTCGCCGTCCGCCATCCGGTCGGCCCTGTTGCCGGAGGACGTGGCCGAGTTCGATCGCGACTACGAGCACGCGCTCGACGTCGCTCGCGAGCAGCTGAGCCTGACCGACCTGGTCGAGACCCTCGCTTCGTGGAGCCGGGTGGCTCGCAGCACGCAGGCCGACCCGGCCGCGCACCGGCGGATGCTCCAGGCCGCGGACAAGACCCTCCAAACCGGGCAAGCACCGGCCGGCAGCCGGTCGTGGAGCACCTTCAAGACGGAGCTCGGCCTGCAGTAG
- a CDS encoding isochorismate synthase — protein MVDELPAVDTAARYQRGDFLFTTARRALLAQGTLRTVTETDPRRLAAVLPGVLAETGAPLAVGVLPFDTGPDTKVPGHLVVPRTVHRSEGAPSLPREVLSAPSRVRAVPSPEQHMASVRAAVDALRERDLRKAVLARALDLEFAAPLVAESIVRNLAVGNPRHFTYAAELPGGRTLVGATPELLLRRTGSTVFSSPHAGSMPRSADPATDRANGEALRTSRKDQLEHAVVIDYVVEALRPFCRTLEVPAEPELVTTPAIWHLRTPITGELADPDVTALDLAAALHPTPAICGTPTEGARDLVQELEPFDRDYYAGAVGWVDATGDGEWAVAIRCAEIASTSMRLYAGGGIVPASDPRAELDETTAKFRTLLTAMGLEDSLT, from the coding sequence GTGGTGGACGAACTCCCAGCCGTTGATACAGCCGCCCGCTACCAGCGCGGCGACTTCCTGTTCACGACCGCCCGGCGCGCACTCCTGGCGCAGGGCACCCTCCGGACCGTCACCGAGACGGACCCCCGGCGGCTCGCCGCGGTGCTTCCCGGCGTCCTCGCCGAGACCGGCGCCCCGCTGGCGGTAGGCGTCCTGCCGTTCGACACCGGCCCCGACACGAAGGTGCCGGGTCACCTGGTCGTGCCGCGGACCGTCCACCGGTCCGAAGGCGCTCCTTCATTGCCCCGTGAGGTCCTGTCGGCGCCGTCGCGCGTGCGTGCGGTGCCCTCACCCGAGCAGCACATGGCTTCGGTGCGCGCCGCCGTCGACGCACTTCGTGAGCGTGACCTGCGGAAAGCCGTCCTGGCCCGCGCGCTCGACCTCGAGTTCGCCGCCCCCTTGGTCGCCGAGAGCATCGTGCGCAACCTGGCGGTCGGCAACCCCCGGCACTTCACCTACGCGGCCGAGCTGCCCGGCGGCCGGACGCTCGTCGGCGCGACGCCCGAGCTGCTGCTGCGCCGCACCGGGTCGACGGTCTTCTCCAGCCCGCACGCCGGCTCGATGCCGCGCTCGGCCGACCCGGCGACCGACCGGGCCAACGGCGAGGCGCTGCGGACGTCCCGCAAGGACCAGCTCGAGCACGCCGTGGTCATCGACTACGTCGTCGAGGCGCTGCGGCCGTTCTGCCGGACGCTGGAGGTCCCGGCCGAGCCGGAGCTGGTGACGACGCCGGCCATCTGGCACCTGCGCACGCCGATCACCGGCGAGCTGGCCGACCCGGACGTCACGGCTCTCGACCTCGCGGCGGCCCTGCACCCGACCCCGGCGATCTGCGGCACCCCGACCGAGGGTGCCCGCGACCTGGTCCAGGAGCTGGAGCCGTTCGACCGCGACTACTACGCGGGCGCGGTCGGCTGGGTCGACGCCACGGGCGACGGCGAGTGGGCGGTGGCGATCCGCTGCGCCGAGATCGCGTCGACGTCGATGCGGCTGTACGCGGGCGGCGGCATCGTCCCGGCATCGGACCCGCGAGCGGAACTGGACGAGACGACGGCGAAGTTCCGGACCCTGCTGACGGCGATGGGCCTGGAGGACTCGCTCACGTAG